The region TCTGACTCTATAGCCCcccaagaaatgaaaaagaaatatactcAAGTCTAGATAGatgctgttttcttttaaaactgtcaCTACTCGTTGCCCTGGAGCTAACCACTCTAGCTGGTCATATTATATTAATGATAATGGCATTCTGAATTTTACTGATGGCTTACTATGagccaggtactgtgctaagtgctGCACACGAATTATTCATCTAATCCTCACAGCACACCTCAGACAGAACACTGTTACTTCATTTCagcagagaaaactgaggttctaaAATATTCACTAACATGCCTAAGCCTACACAGCTGATGCTAAAACCAGGATTTAAGACCCAAGTAATTGAACTCTGGAGTCAGCCTATGTGCTCTAACCATTCTGCTCTGCCTGTCTATGCACAGGACTGATCAGACAGCTGGTTTAAGTTAATCACTTATACCTCTTCGCTCTCTATGGATTGTTCCTGAAATGCCGAAATATCTGAGTGAGGTCGAGTCACCTCTGGCCTTCCATTTTCTCCCAGTGATGACTTCTCAGCGACTAAGGGGTCTTCCTTGGCTGAAAGTTCTTCAGGTTCTCTGTAGGGCTCCTCCTCTCCTTCAGTAGCTTCAATTTCCCTTGCCTCTTGTCTGGTATCAGATGAAGGGCAACAACCTTCACTTGATTCTTTGCTGCTAATGCACAACGGCTCCATTAAATAAGCTACCTGCAACCATAGTTTATTGTTAGATGTATAAGAACATCAGTGGAAATGATCATCTACATATTAATAATGCCACATCATTACACTGCCACTGTGACTAAATCTGAGATGGTAGGGTTAATTGATTCattcagtctttttaaatttatcaaataTCTTATATACATAGGCACTGGGCTAGTTGGTAGGGACTTAACAGTAAACAAGATAGGCATGATTCTTGCCTCAAGAAGCTTAAGTTCTAATTTTCCATCTCAAGTGTCAACTCTAATCAACTGGTAACGACTACCTAAAAAACTGCTGAAAACTCTGCCACAAACTGGATTTTTACTGATCTTGACCTAGGTTCTCCTGAATGTCTATAGCTGCCACATAAACTCTCTGTCCAGTTCTGTTTATTTCTGGTACTCAGCCCTTAACCAGGGAAATAAAAACACTGCCCAGAAGTCTTAACATTATAAACTTTCAGGGGAGTCTGGGCAAGTGTCACCTCACATGAGTATGAAAGAATGAATTGCAAGGATCCTCCTAAGACAGTCCTACATACAGAAATTCCTATGATTCAGGCTCGTAAAGACTGGGCTCTTAGAACATTCAgtcaaaaaatacatatttgggACATGTTTTGTATCAGCACCAAGTGCTGGAGACACAGCAATCAACTCAATTCCTGCCAACGCAGACCTTATTTTTAGTAAACAACATAGAGTGGTAGAAATATGTATGGGTAAGCATTCTCTTAGGAAGTTGAGCCTCTTCCACCTTTGGAAATAATGGCTTCCCATTAcctcagagagaaagaggaggttCTGGCGGCTGACTTGCTCTGCCTCTTCCTGAGATTCCTCACTGCCTCCGTCCCTCACAAGCAGCTCACTAGCTTCTCTCCCTGGGCTGCTTTCCTCTAGTTCCTCAGCCCCTGGCTCCTCAGGTTCCCTCCAGCTGCCCACATCAAGATCAAAACTGGAGTCCCATGAGCTGAAGAGGGACCTGCAGTCATTGCTCAACTCAGAGTCATTGGGATAGTCTTGTTCAGAATCCAACCAACCCCAGTCATGCCCCATctgtaaataaatacacagaaaaaaaaatgcattaaatacACTCAAATCAGTATTTCTATGGCATTTCCATCTCCCAACTTTGGTAGAAAGGTAACGGGTCAGAAAAGTTTTTCTACTCATCATTAGGAAGAGTAATATCTAGCTGAAGGGAGACATCAGGAGAAAAAGTGATCTGTTATCAGGAATAAACAAAAAGCCCTATGTCAAACAGTACAATAGAAATATTTCCCAGTAAGTATTTGTTCTTAGACTTCCTCATActctgaaagaagagaaaaaactgGAGCATAGCTAGCTGAACTCCTCTATCCCAAATCACCCTTAAATTCAATTGCAAGGCAACAAATAAGATGCACATGGGGTATTTTCCTCAGCATATAGACATTTTTAACCTATCAACCATTAAATCCTCAAAGCATGCTTTACAATTATCTGCAGCATCCTTCTAGTGATATTCAGCTTTCACTTCTCAGAAAGAGAACTGCAacatcaagtttttaaaatatctttccttGCTTTCATTACACTGCACTCCTGGTTTTCTTACCACTTTGTCCTGTCCCTTTACAACTTTCTACATTGTTTGGGCCTCTGCTTCCTtactgtgtctttaaaaaaaaaaaagaaatgtagccATTTTGAGGTTTCAACTTTGATCTTTATTAAGGTGGCTTCCAAATCTCTccacttttactttttatatgcATTCTTGTCTCCTTTCTCCATGTACCCAAAGGCCATTCCCTTAAGGTGCCCTACCCATCTCCTTCAACTCTTCTAAAACACTAAAATCATTTTTCTGAACATCTCACAaaccatttgaaagtgaaagtcattcaatcatgtccgactgtgagcccatggagtatacagtccatgaattctccaggtcagtatactggagtgggcagcctatccctttctccaggggagcttcctgacccaggaatcgaaccggggtctcgaGACCtgtattgaaggtggattctctaccaactgagctatcaaggaagccccccAAACCATTTGCTCTCCTGAAATTCTTTATGCCTACATCACTATTTTCTTAGTCCTGTTTTGAGTCTTCTCTCACATTCATTAAACAAGTCCACTTCCAAATTCTCTTCCACGGTAATTTTTCTCACTGCCCATCCTTTATTCCTGAATAAATGTGATAGCCTCCTGATCAGCTTCTCTATTTTTAATCCAACCTGCTCTGAACAATTACAGTCTCCCTATTTAATGCTTTACAATAGATACCTCAAAGATAAATGTCTCAGTCTGTCAAAGTCCTCCATAAATCAAGCCTAATTTTGTCCCTTTATCCTATTTCCTGTAATTCACTATTCCTTAATACAATCCTTAATTAGTCTTCTTACTGTTCCCACCTCAGATGCCTCTACCTTCATTTAGCTTGCTTAAGCTTATGAATCACATTCTCTACCAACCCAAAATCTGTGTCCTTTAATGGACCTCCTCCTCCACAAACTTCTCCAACTTTTAGGACTCCACTACTTAGATTATATACATGTTTGTATATCGCTTTGGGAATATACTGTAATTAAAGTTTTCTAACTCCTGGATTGACTGAACTTTCTATCACTCACAAAGATGTATATCTTCTATGTCCTTAGCATTCTAACCAGCTTTTATTTAAGCCAAAGAAAGATCTATGATTTCCAATCATAAAGTTCCACATCTTCCtcaagaatgctcaaaatactagATAATACCCTATTAATCTCCAactctttttaataaaaagtttacaaatactTCATTTCACTAATCTAATTTTTACTTAGCAACAAAAGTTGGAATAAACTCAGGTGATAAATTTGATAACTGAGTTAAATCTTCAAATAGTAATGTTACgaattctaaaatatacaagaaccctacacatagaaatatataaaaaggaaataacaatATACTATTCAAGAAATACCacctacaggacttccctggaggcacagtggataaaaatgcacctgccagtgcaggggacataggtttgatccctgagtccagtaagatcccacatgccatggagcaattgagtttgtgcgccacaactactgagcctgcgctctggaaccctcaagccacaactactgaagcccgcacgcctAGAACAAGgagaagccaccaaaatgagaagcccccactctctgcaattagagaaaaccCACACAAAGCAACAATGACCCAGTGCAGCCGaaactaaataaaagaaataccaCCTGCAAAGATAGTCATAAATAGAACAAACGCTGAGGATAAAAATGGTATCTGTATTCATGCTTTACTCTTTAAACAATGCCATGAACAGAACACTGAAGACCTTAAGTTTTCCCAATCATTCAAGAAAAGCTGTATAAGACAGTCCTGACTGCATAATGCAATACTCTTAAATATTATAAACTCAATCTTGGTTACTTACATTCTCTGACCTGTAGTAGAACAGTTCATATTATAAGACCACTTTCCCGCTCTAACAATCTCATTCCACAAATTATTAAAGTTACCATGCAGAACAAATTGcaagtttcacacacacactcacatactctAAGAACACACCAAAGGCTAGAGTTTTCTTATCTTTCAGTTTATTGTGTACATACACATTTCACAGgttgttgtttttaaagtctGTACACTTCACAAGACAGTACAAACTAGCTACAATCAATCTGCTAGCAAAACATCAGGACATTAACACAGCCCATGATTTTTGCCCTAAAACAGGCAATTGTGCTACTCCAACTCTCTGAGAGAGACTTTCCCAGCTTATATCATGTGGCCCAGGCACCTCCTCTTCTGTAACTTCAACTTCTGAAACTGGGCCACAAGCCCAAGCGTTATCTTTACTTCTGTTTCAGGTTCAGCTCAGTGCAGATACTCTGAGGCTTCACTTTTTCATCTTCATATCTGCTTCAATGGCACAGCGGCGCCCCCTGGTTCCCCCATCCTAGATGACAGGCAGATAAAGAAAGGGAGCGTGAATGACCTCTATGACGTAAGGGAGAAGATGCAACAAGAATGCTGGGGGTTTGGTTTTAGGGGGAAAGAGGGGGGAGAATCAACAGAAAAATTCAGGGAATGAGGGGCATTTAATGGTCCTCCCACAGAGTGGGCTAAAAAGCACCTTCGAGTAGTGTGTGAGAAGAAATAACAGGACAGAGTAACCTGCTCCTGCCCTGGGGTCCCACAGAATGACTGAGTCATCCCACCCAGGCCCCAAACAATGTGCAAAGGAACAAGAAGAGTAAAAGATGGGTGTCAGAGCCAGAAAGGGCAGTGGATAGAGAGATTCTTGGCTAACATACCTGTCCAGCTGTTGATCCCTATAAGAAAGGCCTTTCCTGCAGACTGACCCTGGCACTAGTTCCCTAGCACCTCCTGAGTTGTTTTCCATGAGATCAGGACAATCAGAAAGCTTCTTTCCATCTGCTGCTCTCTCCCTGCAGCCCAGCTCCTTCCTCTTGTGCAATACTTTGCTGTCTTCAATAGATAAAAGATTCTATTAACCAGCCTTGCAACAACCAGTCAATTGCTTCGGGATACACAGTCACTGTTGCAGGCCAGTAAGAAAGAATGGAGACTACAGTGTTCTGTCTGTTGTACAGGCTGAGACCTGCAGATAAGATGAGCTAGTGAACACTTTAGCTGGGCCAGGCCACTTTTACATTTCTAATATGCAAGGACTTCTTAGAGCTCATGAACACAAGTTGCCTCTGAGACAACATTAAGTATAAAAATAACACCCTTGCATTTGTataacactttaattttttttccaagccAGTTTCACacctattatttcattttatcctcacaacatCCCTGTGAGGTAGGCTGGACAGGTACCTCATTATATTATCTCCATCACACAGATAAGGAAAACAAGGCTCAAGGAGAAAATCCAGTGAGTTTTAAAATCATATGGTTTTCTAAGCTGATATCCCTTCATTATATCATGAATTAGTGCCTCATAATGAACACAGTCAAAAGGTTGTTcaaatcagagaggaaaagaaagaagtcttTAGGTTAGCTTTATTAAGCTTATCTCTAATTCCACCAGCCACTACTAAAGGTAGAGGTCATTGTTACTGAGATCTTTACCTTaaatttttctggatgtttatgTATCAGGCATCACTCTTGCAACTTATTAttagaggaaaaggaaaacaaaaaacaaaaaacccatgcACAGAGTATCTTTTTAAATGCCAGTTAGCAGCTGCTGCTCTGAGCAATCttctatttgtaaaaaaaaagaactgtcaaAAGGTGAAGTCAAGAAATGAGGAGCAGGTGCATCCTAGATCCTTACCAAGAATACCTCATTTCAGTTTAGTGAAGTCTTGAAACAGTTCCTAcccaacccacacacacacacatgcagaaagACAGGAATGCAGAAGAGGTAGTTTCTTATTTGATGACTTGAATAAACAGAAGTTTGAGACAATGCCACAGTCTGCACGTTGGATTTCCCTCTGCCACCCACCCCCA is a window of Muntiacus reevesi chromosome 1, mMunRee1.1, whole genome shotgun sequence DNA encoding:
- the LOC136158192 gene encoding bromodomain-containing protein 8-like, translated to MGHDWGWLDSEQDYPNDSELSNDCRSLFSSWDSSFDLDVGSWREPEEPGAEELEESSPGREASELLVRDGGSEESQEEAEQVSRQNLLFLSEVAYLMEPLCISSKESSEGCCPSSDTRQEAREIEATEGEEEPYREPEELSAKEDPLVAEKSSLGENGRPEVTRPHSDISAFQEQSIESEERGVQQESKEENQGEGYVSEMEDQRSSGECDDGCSIQETPLVDILFSRAASSKLLVSMY